TCTGTTACTAATTTATGCTGATCAGAACCATACATGCACAGTACTAAATGCAAACTCAACCCCTCTGAATGCAGCGGACTTTGTTCTAGTTTGGGTGATTTGTGAACAGGATGGGCAGTTTATTTAGGGCATAGGTTGGAGGGGGCAGGTACAAGAAAGTATTGGGGGCGACAGTTGGCAGCAGCAATATCGTACAATTAGTGAATTAAATTAATTATGCATGTATTTTACTCGTATAGTTATTCAATGACGTGATTTCATGTTAATCAAGGCAATAGCTAGGATTATGCTCGAACTACCATTTTCCACCATTGTTAGACCTATCCCAGATATTGACTGGATGTTTTCACCTAAAATCACCAAGAATGGCGGGGAATAGACGAATTAATGATGTGATTTTTACCCGGTGTGATGAGCAATTTGTGAGCAATAGGTGGGACAAGGTCGAGCTACCGTTTTCCACTATTGTCAGAGGTATCCTAACTATTGCCGCTAAAATTTACCCGACAATTGTAGACAAAGGCCGATAATATTGTCAATTTTCACTGGGCGTCCAGGCCTCAGATCAGGTTAAATCCGCAATCAAACTCGGTGCGCTCCCTCGAGATAAAGTTATTCGTTGGATTGTTGCAGTTGGGCCGTACTTTAACATCGAAACATTTGGCCCATATTCTACCGACGAGCTTAGCACTCGACTCGGAGGCCACAGACGCAACGACAGCGTTGACGCTATGATAAGCACGCTGAGAGAAAAATCGTGGTTCCACCCACTTCCCGGTACCATGCACCTTATTGGTACTGTGCAGGCAGCCATCGCACTGCAATCGTACCTGACCGGAGGTTTTAATTTGTATAATTGTAATAACAGGATGTAGTAAGTTAATTAACTGGACTAATTAGTCTTGTTGTACTGCGTATTAGTATAGAAAATGTATTCGCCGTGGCAGATTTCGCATTCTTGATGTTAAAGAAAAAATAGATGATATTTTTTCGGCGATATACACTCGCTTTGCTGTTTGTAGCTTACAACTACTTCACGGATTCGATAGCGTGTTCTTTAGAACAACTCAATTGAGTCGTAAACGAAGTTCGGACTCAGGAAAGTATCCCCATCACTACCGCTGATGGTATTAATTTGTATGGTGTTCGATCCTGCGACCAAAGTACCTGCTGGAATGGAGAAGTCGTCTTTTTTTCGAGAAATCCATGCGTGTTCAGTCACGGATAGCCCGAGGACAAAAGTCATAGACTCACAGATTTCGTTAAGACCACGCCAGGTTCCTCGGGTTACTCTGGAGTAGGGAGACGGCATGCTAGGATGAGAACACTCCTTTATGGATACACTTGCTTGGAAAATCTTACCCTCGAGAGTCAATCTTTGTAGGTGCTAATGTGACGGTTCAGTTGATTAGCTCAACTCAAGGCTTGAATAAATCTAAAAACCAACCTGCCGGCTGAGGAGAGTTCCAGGAATTCACGACGACTGCAGGTCTTCCGCCTGCAAAGGATTCAGTAGTCCGAATACGTAGAGTACGTGCACCTGAATCACATTCCGAGGAGTAAATATATGATTGTACGTAGCATCCGCAGATCCTTACCGATTTGTGAAGAGCTTGCGGTCCATTTGATAGTCGTAGGGTTGTTCACCTTATCCGAAAAGGATGTTCGATGAGCGGCGTTGCCTTATGACAGTGAGCTAAGAGGTCTAGTGGACGACTTACAGCTTTGAATTGTGCCATTGGGAAGGACGAAGCCGAACTTGAACCAACCGTGAACGTCACGGGACCCCACTTACTCATTCTGCTGTCCGATCTGTTTGAAATCAAAGAAATAGTCGAACGTATACGAGCATTTAAAATTCAGAGCGTACGGGTGCATTTTTTCGATTTTGTCAGCGTTGAGAAGCTGCTCAGCATGTTAATATAACACGGTTCAACGAGTATTTAACGACCATCTTACCCCCGCAGGCGTTCCATCAACCGTTCCAATATTCCAGATAGTGCTGGGTCTACTGAGAGTAGACGTCAAAGTCACTGTGGATGTTCTCCCGGCGCTGACGGAGACGGAACCACTTCCGGCTTCTAGTTCACCTTGATACAAGGTGACGGAGTACGTTCCCGGCTTCATCGAGGGACGACTGAAAGATCCCCTATAATATTCTTGGATTACCAATACGAACTGTGTTGCGGGTGAAATGATAAACACACCCTGAACCAGTTGCCCAGTATTGCGCAGCAGAGTTCTGCATGTATCATCAGTAAGTTATGCGGACTCTCCTTCCCGTTTGTGCAATTCTGACCTTGAATCCAATGGTGACGGGAATGCCTGCAAGAGTGCCCGAGTACGTTCCAGAAGCAGTGCCACGTCCAGAAGCCGGGACGTATCCTTGAAGACCCAAGCTGTCCATGAAACTTGTATCAAGGTTTGCTGAAGGCGCGCCACCGGTAGTTATCGCAAGGGCATATCTAGACCAAAAGCTAGGTCCAAATTTCATGAATAATTGGGGATGAGCTTACGGTCCAAAGAAACCAGTGCGGTAAGATTCTGTTTGTTCATGGTTGGAATTCATGTAAAAATAGACCTCCTGCTGATCACTGCCTTGAATATCAATATCTGTGCAAGTAATATTGTTTATTTGAAAATGAAGGTTAGCATCCGCGTAACTTGAATGGTTCAAAACTGACCACGGAAGAATGGACCTCCAGATGAAGTCTCGTATCCGACGCCAGGGATGATCACGTATGCACCAACGCCACTGCCAGTAACCCCGTGAACCTGGTCTTGCAGAAAGCGGACCTATGTTGACACGACTTTCAAAAAGCGATCTCCGTTATTCAGACCAAGGGACATGTACACTGGAGTAGAATTTAGACCTCGTCTGACCGTTCACGTTAAAAACATCCGATCCTTCAATAGCGGTTCCGCCTTACAGCTCATAAATTAAACGAACGCGTTTGATTTGTCGGAGGAGGGATACTGACCTTGCATTTCCGATTGGACAGGTCCGTTTGGCAAGGCAGATTTGCTTAGTCGTGCGATAAAACGAAGTTCTCCGACGCTGGGTTCGGCAGAGGCAAACGTACCGATGTTAAGCGTGTTGGTGCCAGAACGAACGATATAATAATGGGTCTATGAGGCAATTAGCTGACATTGAGCAATCCCCGTCGGTTTACTCCCAAGCGAAACTCACGATAGTGCTGGTCTTGATGGTGACTACCGCAATGTTGTTAGCAACGGAAGAAGTGACTGTCGCTGACCCCAGTCCTGAGCTGAGCTGGGTAAATTTAGACTGGTCTTGCAGTTGTTTTCCGTTGAAATTGAGTGAGGTAATGTCGCCGTTGGCTTTGTTAACTACCAAGGGAATGATGAAATGAGAAAGGTTAATTGCgaagaaagaggaagaaacagaCTCACTGGTGGTGACCAAACCTGCTCCCGAGTCAACAAGCAAGTTGTTCCCGGAGGTTGTCACTCCGAAGGCTGCAAAGACTGCGGGAACGGAGACGAGAAGGGCTGAAACGAATCCCAGAAGCTTCATGGTTGAggaaattcaaaaaaaacAGTTTGCTGAGACTGGGAATCCACCTCTCACTTTTATGCGAATTATAGGCATGCTGTTTCAATGTCGGAAAATCACTGAAAAAAGACTGAGATCAGAAGCGAAGTAAATCCTTGGAAAACGCAGCGGAGAGGGGCGGACCGTTCTAAGGAAAGGGTGAAAGGGATGGGGAGCATATGGAATTGACCATGGGGCCATAATCATAGAACGATACACCGGAAAAGAAATGGTTTCCCTGATTATTAGACAGCTTGGGGACTCCCGTGTTGTTGCTACAGTTTCGAATGACCACGAAGAGCAGATAATCGGCTCCACGGGTTATATTTCGCCGATTGGTGAAGCCAGCCTTTCAGAAAGGTAACGAAaacatgatggtggtggtcgaTAAAACAAGCTGCCGACCTACACCCACGTGTCGGGCCTACGCGCACCGCTGACCCTCGATCTTCACCTCCTCAGTATGGGTGCAAGTCAGTCAACGAACGAAAGCAATTATCCACCCTCTCGTGCTCTTCACGTTCTCCGTGTCACACCCTCCTCTCCGGCCTTCCAAGCATCTATAGAACCtttcttcgacttcatcgTCGGCTTTGACGACCCTTCaatatcttcttcttcttcgtccaaTCCCAATATATTCAATGCATCAGAACTAGAGAAAATCGTGGAAAGCCACGAAGGACGTGTCCTGAACTTGATGGTTTGGAATAGTAAAAACCAGGAAATGCGAGGTGCGTTGCTCAATCACTGACCGGATATTCAGTCTAATTCGGCCTTGGTAGTCGTACCCATCGTTCCTTCCCGAGAATGGTCGCAACCATCGAGCCCACAAGAAGACACAACTCGTCAACCCTCGTTGTTAGGGCTTAGCATGCGAATGTGTGAACCCGAGTTCGCGCTGGACAACGTTTGGCATGTTTTGGATGTTTTGGAGGGAAGTCCGGCAGAAAGTGCGGGTCTTGTTCCGTACGGTGACTATATCACTGGCTGGTCTGGAGGCACGCTCAGTGCCGAGAATGACTTCTATGACCTCGTCGAAGCGGTACGACCTCTCTGTACGATTCAGTCCCGAATGTGAATTGACTTTGTCTATTGGTTAGCATGTCGATAAACCCCTGCGAGTCTACGTCTATTCTCATGATTTTGAGTGCGTGATTTTCAACCTCAACTTCCTTCCTGACTCTACTCATTATCCTTTACCCTCACTCGATTCTATAGTGCTCTCAGGGAAGTCGTGTTGGTTCCTAATCGTCACTGGGGCGGAGCGGGATTGCTAGGCTGCGTTTTCGGGTGCGTTTTTCTACGA
This genomic window from Marasmius oreades isolate 03SP1 chromosome 8, whole genome shotgun sequence contains:
- a CDS encoding uncharacterized protein (CAZy:PL4), giving the protein MPIIRIKLLGFVSALLVSVPAVFAAFGVTTSGNNLLVDSGAGLVTTINKANGDITSLNFNGKQLQDQSKFTQLSSGLGSATVTSSVANNIAVVTIKTSTITHYYIVRSGTNTLNIGTFASAEPSVGELRFIARLSKSALPNGPVQSEMQGGTAIEGSDVFNVNGQTRSKFYSSVRFLQDQVHGVTGSGVGAYVIIPGVGYETSSGGPFFRDIDIQGSDQQEVYFYMNSNHEQTESYRTGFFGPYALAITTGGAPSANLDTSFMDSLGLQGYVPASGRGTASGTYSGTLAGIPVTIGFKNSAAQYWATGSGGSFSRPSMKPGTYSVTLYQGELEAGSGSVSVSAGRTSTVTLTSTLSRPSTIWNIGTVDGTPAGLLNADKIEKMHPSDSRMSKWGPVTFTVGSSSASSFPMAQFKAVNNPTTIKWTASSSQIGARTLRIRTTESFAGGRPAVVVNSWNSPQPAAPTKIDSRGVTRGTWRGLNEIYDFSIPAGTLVAGSNTIQINTISGSDGDTFLSPNFVYDSIELF
- a CDS encoding uncharacterized protein (BUSCO:EOG09262V9N) codes for the protein MGASQSTNESNYPPSRALHVLRVTPSSPAFQASIEPFFDFIVGFDDPSISSSSSSNPNIFNASELEKIVESHEGRVLNLMVWNSKNQEMRVVPIVPSREWSQPSSPQEDTTRQPSLLGLSMRMCEPEFALDNVWHVLDVLEGSPAESAGLVPYGDYITGWSGGTLSAENDFYDLVEAHVDKPLRVYVYSHDFDALREVVLVPNRHWGGAGLLGCVFGYGLLHRIPSQTGDRTVPPELAEEDPEEYEEQQLFVPADLHGNDPINGDYNPNQLAEWRRQQEQEEQWHRESQEAQSIYEANAHSSFSSIMENEEDEDETEGTTPVDEKTYSGHLESHNHEITQRPSFQTPPPRLSSIKGVSQTFLG
- a CDS encoding uncharacterized protein (BUSCO:EOG09262V9N) — translated: MGASQSTNESNYPPSRALHVLRVTPSSPAFQASIEPFFDFIVGFDDPSISSSSSSNPNIFNASELEKIVESHEGRVLNLMVWNSKNQEMRVVPIVPSREWSQPSSPQEDTTRQPSLLGLSMRMCEPEFALDNVWHVLDVLEGSPAESAGLVPYGDYITGWSGGTLSAENDFYDLVEAHVDKPLRVYVYSHDFDALREVVLVPNRHWGGAGLLGCVFGYGLLHRIPSQTGDRTVPPELAEEDPEEYEEQQLFVPADLHGNDPINGDYNPNQLAEWRRQQEQEEQWHRESQEAQSIYEANAHSSFSSIMENEEDEDETEGTTPVDEKTYSGHLESHNHEITQRPSFQTPPPRLSSIKGVSQTFLGT